Proteins encoded together in one Impatiens glandulifera chromosome 1, dImpGla2.1, whole genome shotgun sequence window:
- the LOC124921118 gene encoding low affinity sulfate transporter 3-like gives MAPEPATNMMTLSGQQAEVTINGGINRETSSKFSQTLQISTMASDSQVAPDVETHQGERAQWVLNAPKPPGVWTQFRTTLRDCVGSCSGLMVSFKKHPFEYLVRSLESVFPIIGWSKDYSLAKFKCDLLAGFTLASLCIPQSIGYATLAKLEPQYGLYTSIVPPLIYAFMGTSREIAIGPVAVISLLLSSTVQKLQDPETNPIAYRNMVFTVTFLAGVFQASFGILRLGFVVDFVSHAAILGFMGGAAIIIGLQQLKGLLGIAHFTTKTDVVSVISAVQKSFHSPNPWNPLNFIIGCSFLIFILTARFIGRRHKKLMFLSVMGPLISVILSTAIVYATRADKHGVNIVKHIKGGLNPSSIHQLDLSTTNFSSVAKIAVLVAIVALTEAMAVGRSFATMKGYHIDGNKEMVAMGFMNVAGSMSSCYMATGSFSRTAVNNSAGCQTAVSNVVMAITVLVCLEAFTRLLYYTPSAILGSIILSALPGLIDLNGAYHVWKVDKLDFLATLGAFFGVLFVSVEIGLLVAVLISFAKIMMNSIQPGIERMGRVPSSSSSGSNAEEDAFGDVKQYPMALDTLPMGVLIFRVKSSLLCFANATSVTSRILKWARYNKDEAKAGENGEGKTKLIILDMSNLVNIDTSGIASLKELHKELAAIDIELAIVNPRWQVIDKLRLANYVNKPGERVFLTVGEAMDACIGSRVLLPPV, from the exons ATGGCCCCTGAACCTGCTACCAATATGATGACACTTTCCGGCCAACAAGCCGAAGTTACCATTAATGGTGGCATCAATAGAGAAACTTCATCCAAGTTCTCCCAAACACTTCAAATCTCAACCATGGCTTCCGACTCTCAGGTAGCCCCAGACGTCGAAACCCATCAAGGAGAAAGAGCTCAATGGGTTCTCAACGCCCCAAAACCACCTGGAGTCTGGACCCAGTTCAGAACCACTCTCAGGGATTGTGTTGGATCTTGCTCAGGCTTGATGGTATCTTTCAAGAAACATCCTTTTGAGTATTTGGTTCGGTCACTAGAGTCTGTTTTTCCGATCATTGGCTGGTCTAAGGATTATAGTCTTGCCAAGTTTAAGTGTGATTTGCTTGCTGGTTTCACTCTTGCAAGTCTTTGTATACCTCAG AGTATTGGGTATGCAACTTTGGCTAAGTTGGAACCTCAATATggtctat ACACTAGCATAGTTCCTCCATTGATCTATGCTTTCATGGGTACATCAAGAGAAATAGCAATCGGACCGGTGGCTGTGATCTCACTTCTTCTTTCATCAACGGTTCAGAAACTACAAGATCCAGAAACCAATCCCATTGCTTATAGAAACATGGTTTTCACTGTCACCTTCTTGGCTGGTGTCTTCCAAGCTTCTTTCGGAATTCTGAG GTTGGGGTTCGTGGTGGACTTTGTGTCGCATGCTGCGATATTAGGGTTCATGGGCGGTGCAGCCATAATCATAGGGCTGCAGCAGTTGAAAGGGTTGCTCGGAATAGCTCATTTCACCACCAAAACAGACGTTGTCTCGGTTATTAGTGCAGTTCAGAAATCCTTTCATTCTCCTAATCCA TGGAATCCACTTAACTTCATCATCGGATGTTCCTTTCTGATCTTCATCTTAACTGCCAGATTCATA gGAAGAAGACATAAGAAACTGATGTTCTTATCGGTTATGGGTCCTTTGATTTCTGTGATATTATCGACTGCGATAGTATACGCAACAAGAGCAGATAAACATGGAGTTAACATAGTTAAGCACATCAAAGGAGGATTAAATCCCAGCTCAATTCATCAACTAGACCTCAGCACCACTAATTTTTCTTCCGTCGCCAAGATCGCAGTCCTTGTCGCTATTGTCGCTCTCACG GAGGCGATGGCTGTGGGTCGATCATTTGCGACGATGAAAGGATACCATATTGATGGTAACAAGGAAATGGTAGCAATGGGATTTATGAATGTGGCCGGATCAATGAGCTCTTGTTATATGGCGACAGGCTCGTTCTCTCGAACGGCGGTTAATAACAGTGCAGGATGCCAAACCGCGGTCTCAAACGTGGTGATGGCTATTACAGTTTTGGTTTGTTTAGAGGCGTTTACGAGGCTTTTGTATTATACACCAAGTGCAATCCTCGGTTCGATTATATTGTCGGCTCTGCCCGGACTCATTGACCTAAACGGAGCCTATCATGTGTGGAAAGTTGACAAGCTTGACTTCTTAGCTACTCTTGGTGCCTTTTTCGGCGTACTTTTCGTATCAGTCGAGATTGGCCTTTTAGTTGCG GTGCTAATATCGTTCGCAAAGATAATGATGAATTCGATACAACCCGGGATAGAAAGGATGGGAAGGGTCCCTTCAAGTTCTAGCAGTGGTTCAAACGCGGAGGAGGATGCGTTTGGCGATGTGAAACAATATCCAATGGCTCTCGACACTCTTCCTATGGGAGTACTTATTTTCCGTGTCAAATCCTCTTTGCTTTGCTTTGCAAATGCCACTTCTGTTACAAGcag GATTTTGAAATGGGCACGTTACAATAAGGATGAGGCAAAGGCTGGCGAGAACGGTGAAGGGAAAACTAAGCTCATAATTCTCGATATGTCGA ACTTGGTGAATATTGATACAAGTGGAATTGCTTCTCTCAAAGAGTTGCACAAAGAACTTGCAGCAATTGACATAGAG CTGGCAATAGTGAATCCAAGATGGCAGGTGATCGACAAACTAAGACTAGCCAACTATGTGAACAAGCCTGGGGAAAGGGTTTTCCTCACAGTTGGAGAAGCCATGGATGCTTGTATTGGCTCTAGGGTTCTTCTTCCTCCTGTTTGA